The following proteins are co-located in the Seriola aureovittata isolate HTS-2021-v1 ecotype China chromosome 7, ASM2101889v1, whole genome shotgun sequence genome:
- the LOC130172685 gene encoding trypsin-like isoform X2 — protein sequence MGSAGGRLSALGLVGYKYELGCFQVFSDHSPDTMRLLALLLMVGAAVAVPREDGRIIGGRDCEPHSRPYMASLNYGYHFCGGVLINRQWVLSVAHCWYNPYAMQIMLGEHDVRVFEGTEQLMKTDTIIWHPSYDYQTLDYDIMLIKLFHPVEVTEAVAPVQLPRGCPVAGLPCSVSGWGNTAMGDEVFLPYRLQCLDVPIIDEQACENAYPGMISPRMVCAGYMDGGRDACNGDSGSPLVCHGEVHGLVSWGMGCAQPNYPGVYVKVCEFLYWIQDVMAANP from the exons ATGGGGTCAGCCGGTGGCAGGTTGAGCGCATTGGGGCTGGTGGGGTATAAATATGAGCTGGGTTGTTTCCAGGTGTTTTCTGATCATTCACCAGACACAATGAGActgctggctctgctgctgatggTTGGAGCTGctg tggcAGTTCCCCGTGAGGATGGACGGATCATTGGCGGGCGGGACTGTGAGCCTCACTCTCGTCCATACATGGCCTCCCTCAACTATGGCTACCACTTCTGTGGTGGGGTGCTCATCAACAGGCAGTGGGTGCTCTCTGTTGCCCACTGTTGGTACAA TCCCTATGCTATGCAGATCATGCTGGGAGAACACGATGTGCGAGTGTTTGAGGGTACTGAGCAGCTCATGAAGACCGACACCATCATCTGGCACCCTAG tTATGACTACCAGACTCTGGATTATGACATCATGCTGATCAAGCTCTTCCACCCTGTGGAGGTGACTGAGGCGGTCGCACCCGTCCAATTGCCCAGAGGGTGCCCAGTTGCGGGGCTCCCCTGTTCTGTGTCTGGCTGGGGAAACACTGCCATGGGTGACGAAG TGTTCTTACCCTACCGCCTGCAGTGTTTGGACGTGCCCATAATTGACGAACAGGCCTGTGAGAATGCCTATCCTGGCATGATCTCACCCAGGATGGTGTGTGCTGGATACATGGATGGAGGCAGAGATGCGTGCAAT GGCGACTCTGGCAGCCCTCTGGTGTGTCATGGAGAAGTCCACGGCCTGGTGTCATGGGGTATGGGATGTGCCCAGCCTAACTACCCTGGCGTCTACGTCAAAGTGTGTGAGTTCCTCTACTGGATTCAAGACGTCATGGCAGCCAACCCCTGA
- the LOC130172685 gene encoding trypsin-like isoform X3, whose protein sequence is MDKKQGSCVAVPREDGRIIGGRDCEPHSRPYMASLNYGYHFCGGVLINRQWVLSVAHCWYNPYAMQIMLGEHDVRVFEGTEQLMKTDTIIWHPSYDYQTLDYDIMLIKLFHPVEVTEAVAPVQLPRGCPVAGLPCSVSGWGNTAMGDEVFLPYRLQCLDVPIIDEQACENAYPGMISPRMVCAGYMDGGRDACNVSFIVNVSKGLLGSKLCMCRRINHCLPTLCLSGRLWQPSGVSWRSPRPGVMGYGMCPA, encoded by the exons ATGGACAAAAAACAAGGCAGTTGTG tggcAGTTCCCCGTGAGGATGGACGGATCATTGGCGGGCGGGACTGTGAGCCTCACTCTCGTCCATACATGGCCTCCCTCAACTATGGCTACCACTTCTGTGGTGGGGTGCTCATCAACAGGCAGTGGGTGCTCTCTGTTGCCCACTGTTGGTACAA TCCCTATGCTATGCAGATCATGCTGGGAGAACACGATGTGCGAGTGTTTGAGGGTACTGAGCAGCTCATGAAGACCGACACCATCATCTGGCACCCTAG tTATGACTACCAGACTCTGGATTATGACATCATGCTGATCAAGCTCTTCCACCCTGTGGAGGTGACTGAGGCGGTCGCACCCGTCCAATTGCCCAGAGGGTGCCCAGTTGCGGGGCTCCCCTGTTCTGTGTCTGGCTGGGGAAACACTGCCATGGGTGACGAAG TGTTCTTACCCTACCGCCTGCAGTGTTTGGACGTGCCCATAATTGACGAACAGGCCTGTGAGAATGCCTATCCTGGCATGATCTCACCCAGGATGGTGTGTGCTGGATACATGGATGGAGGCAGAGATGCGTGCAATGTGAGTTTTATAGTAAATGTTTCCAAGGGTTTACTGGGCTCAAAGCTCTGTATGTGCAGGAGAATTAATCACTGTCTACCGACACTGTGTTTATCAGGGCGACTCTGGCAGCCCTCTGGTGTGTCATGGAGAAGTCCACGGCCTGGTGTCATGGGGTATGGGATGTGCCCAGCCTAA
- the LOC130172685 gene encoding trypsin-like isoform X1, with amino-acid sequence MGSAGGRLSALGLVGYKYELGCFQVFSDHSPDTMRLLALLLMVGAAVAVPREDGRIIGGRDCEPHSRPYMASLNYGYHFCGGVLINRQWVLSVAHCWYNPYAMQIMLGEHDVRVFEGTEQLMKTDTIIWHPSYDYQTLDYDIMLIKLFHPVEVTEAVAPVQLPRGCPVAGLPCSVSGWGNTAMGDEVFLPYRLQCLDVPIIDEQACENAYPGMISPRMVCAGYMDGGRDACNVSFIVNVSKGLLGSKLCMCRRINHCLPTLCLSGRLWQPSGVSWRSPRPGVMGYGMCPA; translated from the exons ATGGGGTCAGCCGGTGGCAGGTTGAGCGCATTGGGGCTGGTGGGGTATAAATATGAGCTGGGTTGTTTCCAGGTGTTTTCTGATCATTCACCAGACACAATGAGActgctggctctgctgctgatggTTGGAGCTGctg tggcAGTTCCCCGTGAGGATGGACGGATCATTGGCGGGCGGGACTGTGAGCCTCACTCTCGTCCATACATGGCCTCCCTCAACTATGGCTACCACTTCTGTGGTGGGGTGCTCATCAACAGGCAGTGGGTGCTCTCTGTTGCCCACTGTTGGTACAA TCCCTATGCTATGCAGATCATGCTGGGAGAACACGATGTGCGAGTGTTTGAGGGTACTGAGCAGCTCATGAAGACCGACACCATCATCTGGCACCCTAG tTATGACTACCAGACTCTGGATTATGACATCATGCTGATCAAGCTCTTCCACCCTGTGGAGGTGACTGAGGCGGTCGCACCCGTCCAATTGCCCAGAGGGTGCCCAGTTGCGGGGCTCCCCTGTTCTGTGTCTGGCTGGGGAAACACTGCCATGGGTGACGAAG TGTTCTTACCCTACCGCCTGCAGTGTTTGGACGTGCCCATAATTGACGAACAGGCCTGTGAGAATGCCTATCCTGGCATGATCTCACCCAGGATGGTGTGTGCTGGATACATGGATGGAGGCAGAGATGCGTGCAATGTGAGTTTTATAGTAAATGTTTCCAAGGGTTTACTGGGCTCAAAGCTCTGTATGTGCAGGAGAATTAATCACTGTCTACCGACACTGTGTTTATCAGGGCGACTCTGGCAGCCCTCTGGTGTGTCATGGAGAAGTCCACGGCCTGGTGTCATGGGGTATGGGATGTGCCCAGCCTAA
- the LOC130172686 gene encoding serine protease 1-like isoform X2: protein MMIGLIVLALVGAAAAAPVDDRIVGGYRCEAHSKPWQVSLNIGYHFCGGSLINDQWIISAAHCWQNPFAQIAVLGDNHIWIHEGTEQYMPLDAIYWHQSYDYQTMDYDIMLMHLAHPVTVNQYVKPIALPTACPSPGDMCTVSGWGNIYSDEVFNPFYLQCVEVPIVSKKDCDASYPGMITDRMLCAGYVEGGKDACQGDSGGPLVCNGELQGVVSWGQGCALPNFPGVYTKVCSLMPWINDILSTYS from the exons ATGATGATTGGCCTGATTGTTCTCGCACTCGTGGGCGCTGCAG CTGCAGCCCCAGTGGATGACAGGATTGTAGGTGGCTACCGGTGTGAAGCCCACTCCAAACCCTGGCAGGTGTCTCTCAATATTGGCTACCATTTCTGTGGCGGCTCCCTCATCAACGACCAGTGGATCAtctctgctgctcactgctggCAAAA CCCCTTTGCTCAGATTGCAGTCTTGGGTGACAACCACATCTGGATCCACGAGGGCACAGAGCAGTATATGCCACTAGATGCCATCTACTGGCACCAGAGTTACGACTACCAGACCATGGACTATGACATCATGCTGATGCATTTGGCACACCCCGTCACCGTGAACCAATATGTCAAGCCTATCGCCCTGCCCACAGCCTGCCCCTCACCTGGGGACATGTGCACGGTGTCCGGATGGGGGAACATCTACTCCGATGAAG TGTTCAATCCATTTTACCTCCAGTGTGTGGAAGTCCCCATTGTGTCTAAAAAGGACTGTGATGCCTCCTATCCTGGTATGATCACTGACCGCATGTTGTGCGCTGGATACGTGGAGGGAGGCAAGGATGCTTGTCAG GGTGACTCTGGTGGTCCTCTGGTGTGTAACGGGGAGCTGCAGGGTGTCGTCTCTTGGGGTCAGGGCTGCGCTCTGCCTAACTTCCCCGGCGTTTACACCAAGGTCTGCTCTCTGATGCCCTGGATCAACGACATTCTCTCCACCTACAGCTAG
- the LOC130172686 gene encoding trypsin-2-like isoform X1 — protein sequence MYKGFRKKTKYCNSDINEAFLYCLNTTAAAPVDDRIVGGYRCEAHSKPWQVSLNIGYHFCGGSLINDQWIISAAHCWQNPFAQIAVLGDNHIWIHEGTEQYMPLDAIYWHQSYDYQTMDYDIMLMHLAHPVTVNQYVKPIALPTACPSPGDMCTVSGWGNIYSDEVFNPFYLQCVEVPIVSKKDCDASYPGMITDRMLCAGYVEGGKDACQGDSGGPLVCNGELQGVVSWGQGCALPNFPGVYTKVCSLMPWINDILSTYS from the exons ATGTACAAaggttttagaaaaaaaacaaagtattgtAACTCTGAtataaatgaagcatttttaTATTGTCTTAACACCACAGCTGCAGCCCCAGTGGATGACAGGATTGTAGGTGGCTACCGGTGTGAAGCCCACTCCAAACCCTGGCAGGTGTCTCTCAATATTGGCTACCATTTCTGTGGCGGCTCCCTCATCAACGACCAGTGGATCAtctctgctgctcactgctggCAAAA CCCCTTTGCTCAGATTGCAGTCTTGGGTGACAACCACATCTGGATCCACGAGGGCACAGAGCAGTATATGCCACTAGATGCCATCTACTGGCACCAGAGTTACGACTACCAGACCATGGACTATGACATCATGCTGATGCATTTGGCACACCCCGTCACCGTGAACCAATATGTCAAGCCTATCGCCCTGCCCACAGCCTGCCCCTCACCTGGGGACATGTGCACGGTGTCCGGATGGGGGAACATCTACTCCGATGAAG TGTTCAATCCATTTTACCTCCAGTGTGTGGAAGTCCCCATTGTGTCTAAAAAGGACTGTGATGCCTCCTATCCTGGTATGATCACTGACCGCATGTTGTGCGCTGGATACGTGGAGGGAGGCAAGGATGCTTGTCAG GGTGACTCTGGTGGTCCTCTGGTGTGTAACGGGGAGCTGCAGGGTGTCGTCTCTTGGGGTCAGGGCTGCGCTCTGCCTAACTTCCCCGGCGTTTACACCAAGGTCTGCTCTCTGATGCCCTGGATCAACGACATTCTCTCCACCTACAGCTAG
- the LOC130172690 gene encoding trypsin-1, protein MRSLVFVLLIGAAFATEDDKIVGGYECTPYSQPHQVSLNSGYHFCGGSLVNENWVVSAAHCYKSRVEVRMGEHNIRVNEGTEQFISSSRVIRHPNYSSYNINNDIMLIKLSKPATLNQYVQPVALPTSCAPAGTMCTVSGWGNTMSSSADRNKLQCLDLPILSDKDCDNSYPGMITDAMFCAGYLEGGKDSCQGDSGGPVVCNGELQGVVSWGYGCAEKNHPGVYAKVCIFNEWLENTMASY, encoded by the exons ATGAGGTCTCTGGTCTTCGTTCTGCTCATCGGAGCTGCTT TTGCCACGGAGGACGACAAGATCGTCGGAGGGTATGAGTGCACACCCTACTCCCAGCCCCATCAGGTGTCTCTGAACTCTGGCTACCACTTCTGTGGAGGCTCCCTGGTCAACGAGAACTGGGTTGtgtctgctgctcactgctACAAGTC CCGTGTGGAGGTGCGTATGGGCGAGCACAACATCAGGGTCAATGAGGGAACCGAGCAGTTCATCAGCTCCTCCCGTGTCATCCGCCACCCCAACTACAGCTCCTACAACATCAACAATGACATCATGCTGATCAAACTGAGCAAGCCCGCCACCCTCAACCAGTATGTGCAGCCTGTGGCTCTGCCCACCAGCTGTGCCCCCGCTGGCACCATGTGCACAGTCTCTGGCTGGGGCAACACCATGAGCTCCT CTGCTGACAGGAACAAGCTGCAGTGCCTGGACCTCCCCATCCTGTCCGATAAGGACTGTGATAACTCCTACCCTGGCATGATCACTGATGCCATGTTCTGCGCTGGATACCTGGAGGGAGGCAAGGACTCTTGCCAG GGTGACTCCGGTGGCCCCGTCGTGTGCAATGGTGAGCTGCAGGGTGTTGTGTCCTGGGGCTACGGATGTGCTGAGAAGAACCACCCTGGTGTTTACGCCAAG gTCTGCATCTTCAACGAATGGCTGGAGAACACCATGGCCAGCTACTAA
- the LOC130172689 gene encoding trypsin-1-like — translation MRSLVFVLLIGAAFATEDDKIVGGYECTPHSQSYQVSLNSGYHFCGGSLVNENWVVSAAHCYKSRIEVRLGEHHIRVTEGSEQFISGSRMIRNPYYNRYTLANDIMLIKLSKPATLNQYVQPVALPTSCAPAGTMCKVSGWGNTMSSSADGDRLQCLDIPILSYEDCNNSYPGMIDNTMFCAGYLEGGKDSCQGDSGGPVVCNGELQGVVSWGYGCAERNYPGVYSKVCVQTEWLHNTMASY, via the exons ATGAGGTCTCTGGTTTTTGTTCTGCTCATTGGAGCTGCCT TTGCCACGGAGGACGACAAGATCGTCGGAGGGTATGAGTGCACGCCTCATTCCCAGAGCTATCAGGTGTCTCTGAACTCTGGCTACCACTTCTGTGGAGGCTCCCTGGTCAACGAGAACTGGGTTGtgtctgctgctcactgctACAAGTC TCGTATTGAGGTGCGTTTGGGAGAGCATCACATTAGAGTCACTGAGGGTAGTGAGCAGTTCATCAGTGGTTCCCGTATGATCCGCAACCCCTACTACAACCGCTACACTCTTGCAAATGACATCATGCTGATCAAGCTGAGCAAGCCCGCCACCCTCAACCAGTATGTGCAGCCTGTGGCTCTGCCCACCAGCTGTGCCCCCGCTGGCACCATGTGCAAAGTCTCTGGCTGGGGCAACACCATGAGCTCCT CTGCTGACGGTGACAGGCTTCAGTGTCTGGACATCCCCATCCTGTCTTATGAGGACTGTAACAATTCCTACCCCGGCATGATTGACAACACCATGTTCTGTGCTGGATAcctggagggaggaaaggacTCTTGCCAG ggtGACTCTGGTGGTCCTGTCGTGTGCAACGGTGAGCTGCAGGGTGTTGTGTCCTGGGGCTATGGATGTGCTGAGAGGAACTACCCTGGTGTCTACTCCAAG GTCTGTGTCCAGACTGAGTGGCTGCACAACACAATGGCCAGCTATTAA
- the LOC130172688 gene encoding trypsin-1-like has translation MRSLVFVLLIGAAFATEDDKIVGGYECTPHSQPHQVSLNSGYHFCGGSLVNENWVVSAAHCYKSRVEVRMGEHNIRVNEGTEQFISSSRVIRHPNYSSYNINNDIMLIKLSKPATLNQYVQPVALPTSCAPAGTMCTVSGWGNTMSSSADRNKLQCLDLPILSDKDCDNSYPGMITDAMFCAGYLEGGKDSCQGDSGGPVVCNGELQGVVSWGYGCAEKNHPGVYAKVCIFNDWLERTMASY, from the exons ATGAGGTCTCTGGTCTTCGTTCTGCTCATCGGAGCTGCTT ttgcCACAGAGGACGACAAGATCGTCGGAGGGTATGAGTGCACACCTCATTCCCAGCCCCATCAGGTGTCTCTGAACTCTGGCTACCACTTCTGTGGAGGCTCCCTGGTCAACGAGAACTGGGTTGtgtctgctgctcactgctACAAGTC CCGTGTGGAGGTGCGTATGGGCGAGCACAACATCAGGGTCAATGAGGGAACCGAGCAGTTCATCAGCTCCTCCCGTGTCATCCGCCACCCCAACTACAGCTCCTACAACATCAACAATGACATCATGCTGATCAAACTGAGCAAGCCCGCCACCCTCAACCAGTATGTGCAGCCTGTGGCTCTGCCCACCAGCTGTGCCCCCGCTGGCACCATGTGCACAGTCTCTGGCTGGGGCAACACCATGAGCTCCT CTGCTGACAGGAACAAGCTGCAGTGCCTGGACCTCCCCATCCTGTCCGATAAGGACTGTGATAACTCCTACCCTGGCATGATCACTGATGCCATGTTCTGCGCTGGATACCTGGAGGGAGGCAAGGACTCTTGCCAG ggtGACTCTGGTGGCCCCGTCGTGTGCAATGGTGAGCTGCAGGGTGTTGTGTCCTGGGGCTACGGATGTGCTGAGAAGAACCACCCTGGTGTTTACGCCAAG GTTTGCATCTTCAACGACTGGCTGGAGAGGACCATGGCTAGCTATTAA
- the LOC130172691 gene encoding trypsin-1-like has translation MRSLVFVLLIGAAFATEDDKIVGGYECTPHSQPHQVSLNSGYHFCGGSLVNENWVVSAAHCYKSRVEVRMGEHNIRVNEGTEQFISSSRVIRHPNYSSYNINNDIMLIKLSKPATLNQYVQPVALPTSCAPAGTMCTVSGWGNTMSSSADRNKLQCLDLPILSDKDCDNSYPGQITDAMFCAGYLEGGKDSCQGDSGGPVVCNGELQGVVSWGYGCAEKNYPGVYAKVCIFNDWLERTMASY, from the exons ATGAGGTCTCTGGTCTTCGTTCTGCTCATCGGAGCTGCTT ttgcCACAGAGGACGACAAGATCGTCGGAGGGTATGAGTGCACACCTCATTCCCAGCCCCATCAGGTGTCTCTGAACTCTGGCTACCACTTCTGTGGAGGCTCCCTGGTCAACGAGAACTGGGTTGtgtctgctgctcactgctACAAGTC CCGTGTGGAGGTGCGTATGGGCGAGCACAACATCAGGGTCAATGAAGGAACCGAGCAGTTCATCAGCTCCTCCCGTGTCATCCGCCACCCCAACTACAGCTCCTACAACATCAACAATGACATCATGCTGATCAAACTGAGCAAGCCCGCCACCCTCAACCAGTATGTGCAGCCTGTGGCTCTGCCCACCAGCTGTGCCCCCGCTGGCACCATGTGCACAGTCTCTGGCTGGGGCAACACCATGAGCTCCT CTGCTGACAGGAACAAGCTGCAGTGCCTGGACCTCCCCATCCTGTCCGATAAGGACTGTGATAACTCCTACCCTGGCCAGATCACTGATGCCATGTTCTGCGCTGGATACCTGGAGGGAGGCAAGGACTCTTGCCAG ggtgACTCTGGTGGCCCCGTCGTGTGCAACGGTGAGCTGCAGGGTGTTGTGTCCTGGGGCTATGGATGTGCTGAGAAGAACTACCCTGGTGTTTACGCCAAG GTCTGCATCTTCAACGACTGGCTGGAGAGGACCATGGCTAGCTATTAA
- the mrpl17 gene encoding 39S ribosomal protein L17, mitochondrial, protein MRLTLQMLISHGRVARKMGLGPQSRINMLRNILTGLVRHERIETTLARADEVRFYAEKLVDYAKKGDTDEKAMKMASFWLTEKDLVPKLFKVLAPRFETQSNGYTRMARIPNRQNLDRAKMAVLEYKGNPFPPLYPVKKENELTLINQLLKGYREERAQQLAAKS, encoded by the exons ATGCGCCTCACGCTACAAATGTTGATCTCGCACGGCCGGGTGGCCCGGAAGATGGGTCTGGGTCCGCAGTCCCGGATCAACATGCTGCGGAACATCTTGACAGGACTGGTCCGACATGAGAGGATAGAAACCACGCTGGCGAGAGCAGATGAAGTCCGCTTCTACGCCGAAAAG cTGGTTGACTATGCCAAAAAGGGAGACACTGATGAGAAGGCGATGAAAATGGCCAGTTTTTGGCTAACG GAAAAGGATCTGGTCCCAAAGCTCTTCAAGGTCCTTGCTCCACGGTTTGAGACCCAGTCCAATGGCTACACACGGATGGCACGCATTCCCAACAGACAGAACCTGGACAGAGCAAAGATGGCCGTCCTGGAGTACAAAGGCAACCCCTTCCCGCCTCTCTATCCTGTCAAAAAGGAGAATGAACTGACTCTCATCAACCAGCTGCTCAAAGGCTACAGAGAGGAAAGGGCACAACAGTTAGCTGCAAAATCGTAA